The DNA region AAAACATGCTCTAAGCCTCCAAATGTTATGCAATCTATATGTTGGTAAGCAAGTAATTTGGATTTAACAAGTATGCAAAAATTGGTAAATCCGGTTAGACTGAGCTAGGAAAAGTCAAACCATTCGACAGCCCTTAAGTTTCTTTATTAAGCATTCTGTCCAACTTTAGCACCACTGTCTTTCACATACCTCCCTGAGTGTGACTTTGGCTGGGTAGATGATGTCAGACCCCTCTCTCTTGAACACTGGGTGGGGCTTGTCCTTCACCACAAAGACAATGTCTGCCGGGATGTTGGTAGGCGTTTCGTCACCCTCCTTGGGGAAGGTGATCTTGGTGCCTTCTTTCCAGCCACGCTTGATCTCCACAGTGAGGATCTTGTCCTCTGTGTGGGTGGTACGTCCATCAGGGTTCAGCCTCTTGTGGGAGATCTTCATCTTCTTGGTGCAGCCTGTGAGGACCTCTTCCAGGGTCACCTTCAGGTCATGCACTACAGGGGGGTCCTGCTTTTTCACGATGCCATCCCGGGACCCACGTCCCCCCATCCCCATGCGTGTGAAGCCCCTGGAGAACCCCCCCATGCCAAATCCCGCAAAGGGGTCATCGATGTCCATATCCTCATCACCCCCGTTGCGACTGAAGAAGGAATCAAAAGGGCTGTGACCCCCAAAGAACTCTGCGAACATGGCATGGGGGTCCCCATGGAATGTGTAGTTAAAATTTGTGCCATTTGGTCCGCCACCTCCAGCGTTCCCCTTCAGACCTGAGTGGGGGGAAAAGGCACAAAACATTACGCACAGGTCAGAAAAATCAAGCCTTTCTGCACTGTCCTGAAGAGAGCTGCACCATTGAGCAGCAACTGAATTTCTGATTAAAGAACCAAAGACATTCAAAAGATGGATATTTTATTTCACACAGGATTATGAGGTATGAAGAACAGTGAAATTGTTGAAAATTGTTTCTGGTATAACAAATCATTACTTGATTTCTGCCTATTTCGGACTATTTTAGCACATCTTGACCTTATGTACATGAAGGGTACATGGTACTCAAGGTACTCTGAGAAGGCATTCTGTAAATACTGCTTTCTTATCTGTTCTTTAATGCCCATATCACTTAAAATTGAAACATCACAACAGAAATGTGGCCTCTCAAAGTGTCGTTTAGGGTTAAACAATTATAAGTAAAATAATCAGATAACTCTACAAGAACAGGGACaccaattaaaagaaaagttcTTTCTGCCCTCAAATCCAGCGACGGTTGTTTAGTTCAAAGCGCACCTGAAGCCCTGCTGCAAACCTGCCCTTGTATAATCCCGACAGAAGCTCAGAGTAAGCCTCTAACAGCCCCAGACAGGACCAGGCGAGAAACTTCCAGAAGGCACGCGAGGCATGTACTGAGCCAATCAGCGGCTGAGCGCACCCGGGTCGCCAGAACACAGCGAAAGTAAAGTATTAGATATTCAATGACATTAATAAATTTACGTAACTTAACATTTACCCGCTGACTATGGCAAAACTACAGTACAACCACAAATCAGTCTATAACACGAATAGCTGACTtacaaaagaaaactgtttttctatGGAACCCTCACCTCTATATCTACTCAAGCggctaaaacattttttgactaGGACTTAAATTCTTGTTTCGGAAATAAGTAAACGAGACTGGTCAAAGCGAGACAAGGTTAAGTTCTCTCTTCCCTAACTGATCATCCTTAACGAGAAGTTATGGTTTCTGATCCCTCCAACACGGGTTAATGCTAAACGAATCTGTATTTTATGCTTTCATATTTAAACGCCATTATTAAGGCAGATAAGGGTTAATGTACAAACATTACAAGACTCACGATTAATGATTCCAATCGGCTGTTGTGCAAAACTCGATCCACAAAACATCTCACGACGTAGGCAACATTTTAATATTCTACCCTACACTGAAAAGCATCAGAGAAACACGGCAGTGCTCAAGAATGTttgcatttcttaaaaaaataaataatacaacttcacactttgaaggggcctttCTCACCAACACTCAACAAGCAGTCATTTTTCCAGATTCCGAGCAAAACTTGCATTTCTTACTCTACAGCAAGTTTAAAGTCTGACAATAAGGGGGCATAAGACGGAGAAAATGTGGTGCCTTCCCACCTTTAACAGGCATATGAAAAGGGGGATCGatattttaaagcaacaaaatgtaataGATTGCGCGTTGTAGCCCCAGGCCTCCACAGTCCACAGCGGTATCCTGTCCAGCGCGGCACCTAGTTAAGATCGAACCCGATTACCTGCAGGGGTCAATCGGTCAGTATTGGATTGCCCGTGTCAGCTGTATGATACTACGAGAAAGGTTAAACAGTACCATCACTAACTGAAACTGCACCTTAGCACTTTCGAAAGCGCACTGGTCGATCATACGTCTTTAGTTTCGGTTTTGGGCTCTATCAGCTGCCACACACACCCAGAAGTTGCCAGAACATGCCGGTAGGCTGGGAGAGTCGGGCACACTTTCAACACACGCACAAGGACTTTAAATCTAAACACCGACTGCAAAATGCAACGCAATTCACCCAGCAAATCCGCTTGATGCGACTGAGCTTTAAGGAACAGCTCTCTCCCCATGGCATCTTAATAGAAACGCTTTTCTGGGCATCACAAGGAGTCAAACGTTTTCAGAAGTGGGAGGTCCTCCATGGAGGTAACGGGACACCCGGAATCTCACTGCTAGTCCTAAACTTGCCGAAATGCTGCTGTTGtggagtttatttttaattaagtgtTATCTTACCGTCCTCCCCGAATTTGTCGTAGATGTCTTTTTTCTTGGGGTCGCTCAAAACGTCATAGGCCTCCGCGATCTCTTTGAATTTCTCCTCGGCATCCGAAGACTTGTTCTTGTCCGGGTGGTAGCGCAATGCCTGCTTGCGGTATGCCTTCTTGATCTCGTCCTCCGAGGCTCCCTTCTGGATTCCCAGCACCTTATAATAATCTTTACCCATTACAGCCCCGGTGATCAATTACACTCACAAGACGACAAGAGGAAAATCACACAAGTTGCTCTTTAAGCAAAAGGTCACGACGTCGTCACAGTGAACAAACAGCAGTCACGCGAATCAGCTAAAGGTTTCCTACTGTAGTTCCTTTTACAGATCCACGCAGGATAAACAAAAAGTCGCAATCTCAATGTCATATATACAGACACCTGTATTACGTACACCAACGACGCAATACCCTTAACAAAATAAAGCGCAACCAGCTCTCTACGACTTTCTCTCAAGCTGCAGAACGCTGGTTCTGCCTGCTTTCAGTATTTATAACACAGCAGAAACTTCCAGAACTCTCCCCCGCCATCAAGATGCTTCCTCATACTGCCTTCCAGCACACACCCCCGTCATACGTCAGAGTGTCGTTGCGTAGGCAGCAACGCCCTCCTCTACAACGCCACGGACGGACAAACCTTTCAAGACCACGCCC from Lepisosteus oculatus isolate fLepOcu1 chromosome 11, fLepOcu1.hap2, whole genome shotgun sequence includes:
- the LOC102690334 gene encoding dnaJ homolog subfamily B member 1, whose product is MGKDYYKVLGIQKGASEDEIKKAYRKQALRYHPDKNKSSDAEEKFKEIAEAYDVLSDPKKKDIYDKFGEDGLKGNAGGGGPNGTNFNYTFHGDPHAMFAEFFGGHSPFDSFFSRNGGDEDMDIDDPFAGFGMGGFSRGFTRMGMGGRGSRDGIVKKQDPPVVHDLKVTLEEVLTGCTKKMKISHKRLNPDGRTTHTEDKILTVEIKRGWKEGTKITFPKEGDETPTNIPADIVFVVKDKPHPVFKREGSDIIYPAKVTLREALCGCTVNAPTLDGRTIPVTFRDIIKPGMQQRITGEGLPLPKCPEKRGDLILQFEVKFPDRIPLHTRDALSQVLPP